A window of Amycolatopsis australiensis contains these coding sequences:
- a CDS encoding MFS transporter, with amino-acid sequence MAAPRDRVTFREVFGIAEFRALWFGELLSIAGDQLARVALSILVFSGTNSATLTGLTYALTYAPSLLGGIFLTGFADRFPRRTVMVLVDLLRAALILLVALPGMPFWLMCVLVGGVSLVNPPFKASQLALLPQVLEGDRFVVGMGIRSMTVQSAQLLGFAGGGALLIALDPHVALVIDAATFVLSAVFVRFGVRARPAAASGEQRKSFFATLGGGGRTAFASSPLRTLVLFTWLMGLLPVYEGIAAPYVAAAGGGPEAIGLLLAADPIGSVIATFAYTRWVPAGLRPKLIGPLSALCAIPLVLCFLNPGPVSSIVLFIVSGGLGTVCLLQATASLTLAVPDEQRAQVMGLSNTGLTTMMGISPLIGGVLADQLSPHGTVGIFGVAGIVLTLPLAVLWARALAGDPGRWVDKEAARAEHA; translated from the coding sequence ATGGCAGCTCCGCGGGATCGCGTCACGTTCCGCGAGGTGTTCGGGATCGCCGAGTTCCGCGCGCTGTGGTTCGGGGAGCTGCTGTCGATCGCCGGTGACCAGCTGGCCAGGGTCGCGCTGTCCATCCTCGTCTTCTCCGGCACCAACTCCGCCACCCTCACCGGCCTGACGTACGCGCTGACCTACGCCCCTTCGCTGCTCGGCGGCATCTTCCTGACCGGCTTCGCCGACCGCTTCCCGCGTCGCACCGTGATGGTGCTCGTCGACCTGCTGCGGGCCGCCCTGATCCTGCTCGTCGCGCTGCCCGGCATGCCGTTCTGGCTGATGTGCGTGCTGGTCGGCGGCGTCTCGCTGGTCAACCCGCCGTTCAAGGCGTCCCAGCTCGCGCTGCTGCCGCAGGTGCTCGAGGGTGACCGGTTCGTCGTCGGGATGGGCATCCGCAGCATGACCGTGCAGAGCGCGCAGCTACTGGGCTTCGCCGGCGGCGGCGCGCTGCTGATCGCGCTCGACCCGCACGTGGCGCTGGTCATCGACGCCGCCACCTTCGTGCTCTCGGCCGTGTTCGTCCGCTTCGGCGTCCGCGCCCGGCCGGCCGCGGCGAGCGGCGAGCAGCGCAAGTCGTTCTTCGCGACGCTCGGCGGCGGTGGCCGGACGGCCTTCGCCAGCTCGCCGCTGCGCACGCTGGTGCTGTTCACCTGGCTGATGGGGCTCCTGCCGGTCTACGAAGGCATCGCCGCGCCGTACGTGGCCGCGGCGGGCGGCGGTCCCGAAGCCATCGGCCTGCTGCTGGCGGCCGACCCGATCGGCAGCGTCATCGCGACCTTCGCCTACACGCGCTGGGTGCCCGCCGGGCTGCGGCCGAAGCTGATCGGCCCGCTCTCGGCGCTCTGCGCGATCCCGCTGGTGCTGTGCTTCCTGAACCCGGGACCCGTCTCGTCGATCGTGCTGTTCATCGTCTCCGGCGGCCTCGGCACCGTCTGCCTGCTGCAGGCGACCGCGTCACTGACCCTGGCCGTGCCCGACGAGCAGCGCGCGCAGGTCATGGGCCTGTCGAACACGGGCCTGACCACGATGATGGGCATCAGCCCGCTGATCGGCGGTGTGCTCGCGGATCAGCTGAGCCCGCACGGCACCGTCGGGATCTTCGGCGTCGCCGGGATCGTCCTCACCCTGCCGCTGGCCGTGCTGTGGGCGCGCGCCCTCGCCGGCGACCCCGGAAGATGGGTCGACAAAGAAGCCGCACGCGCCGAACATGCCTGA
- a CDS encoding LLM class flavin-dependent oxidoreductase yields the protein MPVEFLGIGGTHDGSETHARSGGVFDKEYTLRLARAHEDFGWDRVLFAYGSGSPDPAQAAAYVATKLDKLQILLAHRPNVSYPTFAAKTFATLDQISGGRLTVHFITGGNDHEQQREGDYLTKDQRYARTREAIQIIKKAWTSDEPFDFEGEYYRFADFVSDVKPVQQPRPNVSFGGSSPAAYAAGGAEADIYCLWGEPLAQTAEQIEFVKAAAAAAGRTDVPRIQVAFRPIIAPTEELAWEKAYATVGAIKDRTKGGRPLTRRHKLTEPENTGSQRLLEIASRGERFDRALWTPTAAATGGAGNSNALVGTPETVAQALLDYYDLGVEILSARGYDMLGDTIDFGRYVIPIVREEVAKRDAERAAKTNRAPAEDALAVDG from the coding sequence ATGCCGGTCGAGTTCCTGGGCATCGGAGGCACGCACGACGGCTCGGAGACGCACGCCCGCTCGGGCGGGGTCTTCGACAAGGAGTACACGCTGCGCCTGGCCCGCGCGCACGAGGACTTCGGCTGGGACCGGGTGCTGTTCGCCTACGGCTCCGGCTCGCCGGACCCGGCGCAGGCGGCCGCGTACGTCGCCACGAAACTGGACAAGCTGCAGATCCTGCTCGCGCACCGGCCGAACGTCTCGTACCCGACGTTCGCGGCGAAGACGTTCGCGACGCTGGACCAGATCTCCGGTGGCCGGCTGACGGTGCACTTCATCACCGGCGGCAACGACCACGAGCAGCAGCGCGAAGGCGACTACCTCACGAAGGACCAGCGCTACGCGCGGACGCGCGAAGCCATCCAGATCATCAAGAAGGCCTGGACGTCGGACGAGCCGTTCGACTTCGAGGGCGAGTACTACCGCTTCGCCGACTTCGTCAGCGATGTGAAGCCGGTGCAGCAGCCGCGGCCGAACGTCTCCTTCGGCGGCTCTTCGCCCGCCGCGTACGCCGCCGGTGGCGCCGAAGCCGACATCTACTGCCTGTGGGGCGAACCGCTGGCCCAGACCGCGGAGCAGATCGAATTCGTCAAGGCCGCGGCCGCGGCGGCCGGCCGCACGGACGTCCCGCGGATCCAGGTCGCGTTCCGGCCGATCATCGCGCCGACCGAGGAGCTGGCCTGGGAGAAGGCGTACGCGACGGTGGGCGCGATCAAGGACCGCACGAAGGGCGGCCGGCCGCTGACCCGGCGGCACAAGCTGACCGAGCCGGAGAACACGGGCTCGCAGCGGCTGCTGGAGATCGCCAGCCGCGGCGAGCGGTTCGACCGGGCGCTCTGGACTCCGACGGCGGCCGCGACGGGCGGCGCGGGCAACTCGAACGCGCTGGTCGGCACGCCGGAGACGGTCGCGCAGGCCCTGCTGGACTACTACGACCTCGGCGTCGAGATCCTCTCGGCCCGCGGCTACGACATGCTCGGCGACACGATCGACTTCGGCCGGTACGTGATCCCGATCGTCCGCGAAGAGGTGGCCAAGCGCGACGCCGAGCGTGCCGCGAAGACGAACCGAGCCCCGGCGGAGGACGCCCTCGCCGTCGACGGCTGA